A section of the Neisseria dumasiana genome encodes:
- the nuoF gene encoding NADH-quinone oxidoreductase subunit NuoF codes for MAIFQSGVIFENVDTRNPDCWHLEAYQARGGYQALRKILTENMSQDDVIAEVKTSGLRGRGGAGFPTGLKWSFMPRSFPGAKYVVCNTDEGEPGTFKDRDIINFNPHALIEGMIIAGYAMGAEAGYNYIHGEIFEGYQRFEEALAEARQAGFLGKNIMGTDFSFELFAAHGYGAYICGEETALLESLEGKKGQPRFKPPFPASYGLYGKPTTINNTETFASVPFIIRDGGQTFADKGIENAGGTKLFSISGHVERPGNYEVPLGTPFAKLLEMAGGMKDGKKLKAVIPGGSSAPVLPGEVMMTLNMDYDSIAKAGSMLGSGAIIVMDEDVCMVKALERLSYFYHEESCGQCTPCREGTGWLYRVVHRIAEGKGRPEDLDLLDSVGNNMAGRTICALADAAVFPVRSFTKHFRHEFEHYIEHGKPAKEHKWC; via the coding sequence ATGGCTATTTTCCAATCAGGCGTGATTTTTGAAAACGTCGATACCCGCAATCCCGACTGTTGGCACTTGGAAGCATACCAAGCGCGCGGCGGCTACCAAGCGCTGCGTAAAATCCTGACTGAAAACATGTCGCAAGACGACGTGATTGCCGAAGTCAAGACTTCGGGCTTGCGCGGGCGCGGCGGTGCGGGCTTCCCCACCGGTTTGAAATGGAGCTTTATGCCCCGTTCCTTCCCCGGTGCGAAATACGTCGTCTGCAACACCGACGAAGGCGAACCCGGCACATTCAAAGACCGTGACATCATCAACTTCAACCCCCATGCGTTGATTGAAGGCATGATCATTGCCGGATACGCAATGGGTGCGGAAGCAGGCTATAACTATATCCACGGCGAAATCTTCGAAGGTTACCAGCGTTTTGAAGAAGCTTTAGCCGAAGCCCGCCAAGCCGGTTTCTTGGGTAAAAACATCATGGGAACGGATTTCAGCTTCGAGCTATTTGCCGCCCACGGTTACGGCGCATATATCTGCGGCGAAGAAACCGCTTTGCTGGAGTCGCTCGAAGGCAAGAAAGGCCAACCGCGCTTCAAACCGCCGTTCCCCGCTTCATACGGCCTGTACGGAAAACCCACCACCATCAACAACACCGAAACCTTTGCTTCGGTGCCGTTCATTATCCGTGACGGCGGACAAACCTTTGCCGACAAAGGCATCGAAAATGCAGGTGGCACCAAGCTGTTTTCCATTTCCGGCCACGTTGAACGCCCCGGCAACTACGAAGTGCCGTTGGGTACGCCGTTTGCCAAACTGCTGGAAATGGCCGGCGGCATGAAAGACGGCAAAAAACTCAAAGCCGTGATTCCCGGCGGTTCGTCTGCGCCCGTACTGCCCGGCGAAGTAATGATGACCTTGAACATGGATTACGATTCCATCGCCAAAGCAGGTTCCATGCTCGGTTCGGGCGCGATTATCGTGATGGACGAAGACGTGTGCATGGTAAAAGCCCTCGAACGCTTGAGCTACTTCTACCACGAAGAATCCTGCGGCCAATGCACACCCTGCCGCGAGGGTACAGGCTGGCTGTACCGCGTGGTGCACCGTATTGCCGAAGGCAAAGGCCGCCCCGAAGATTTGGACTTGCTCGATTCGGTCGGCAACAACATGGCCGGCCGCACTATCTGCGCCTTGGCCGATGCCGCCGTATTCCCCGTGCGCAGCTTTACCAAGCATTTCCGCCATGAGTTTGAACACTATATCGAGCATGGCAAACCGGCTAAAGAGCATAAGTGGTGCTAA